The Ornithodoros turicata isolate Travis unplaced genomic scaffold, ASM3712646v1 Chromosome24, whole genome shotgun sequence genome includes a region encoding these proteins:
- the LOC135373357 gene encoding uncharacterized protein LOC135373357 — MPPHSTGAMYRNYKGTFSVVLMALVDAELNFLYADIGRNGRMNDSGVWNSCSLRAKLESSPSVLPQPQALPHSSMSAPYVIEGDEGFGLKNYLMRPYPTRELSTDARVFNYRLSRARRTAENAFGVLCSRWQIFRAPLRHSPERATAIIKATIVLHDYLQTQRTTRPLYLPPEIVDIATGTVRPGSWRQAVSNHGAMRPLPRPGGNCSNSAKAVRELYTQDFSNEG; from the exons ATGCCTCCCCACAGCACAGGAGCAATGTACCGCAACTATAAAGGCACTTTCAGTGTCGTGCTCATGGCCCTTGTAGATGCGGAACTGAACTTTTTGTATGCCGACATTGGACGGAACGGCAGGATGAATGACAGTGGAGTGTGGAATTCCTGCAGCCTGAGGGCAAAACTGGAAAGTTCTCCTTCAGTTCTCCCTCAACCCCAAGCCTTGCCGCACTCTTCCATGTCAGCCCCTTACGTAATTGAGGGCGACGAGGGCTTTGGGTTAAAGAATTATTTGATGAGGCCATATCCTACAAGGGAGCTGAGCACAGACGCCAGGGTCTTCAACTACAG GCTATCTAGGGCACGCCGTACGGCTGAAAACGCTTTCGGAGTCTTGTGCAGCAGATGGCAGATCTTCCGGGCTCCTCTGCGCCACTCTCCAGAAAGAGCCACCGCAATCATCAAGGCCACCATAGTTCTGCACGATTACCTCCAAACGCAGAGGACTACACGACCGCTCTACCTGCCTCCAGAGATAGTAGATATTGCCACAG GCACCGTTCGTCCGGGTTCATGGAGACAAGCCGTAAGCAACCATGGAGCCATGCGGCCCTTGCCACGACCTGGAGGGAACTGTTCCAACAGTGCGAAAGCTGTCAGGGAACTGTATACACAGGACTTCAGCAATGAAGGATAA